A genomic region of Pyrus communis chromosome 14, drPyrComm1.1, whole genome shotgun sequence contains the following coding sequences:
- the LOC137715077 gene encoding serine/threonine-protein kinase PCRK1-like, whose product MKCFHFTNGERRDDDEPGVVPRTTSKVSWVRSLSVASSRYDTRRSEFDSDSRDLSDSLAFQELLSMRRANDLRVFTFSELKAATRGFSRALLIGEGGFGCVYRGIVSGCDVGDGKLDVAIKQLSRNGFQGHKEWINEVNLLGVVRHPNLVKLVGYCAEDDERGIQRLLVYELMRNKSLEDHLLVRFSTSLPWMTRLRIAHDAARGLAYLHEEMDFQLIFRDFKPSNILLDEDFNAKLSDFGLARQGPPEGTSHVSTTIVGTIGYAAPEYVHTGKLTAKSDVWSFGVVLYELITGRRAVDRNLPRNEQKLLEWVKPYVPDSKKFHVIVDPRLEGQYCIKSAQNLASLANRCLLKQPKSRPKMSEVVGVLRCVIDELSSQDKVVPEPVIETEEAKEETVEETAIESTKQGNKKRVFDIRDMVNFRTKSIRKLDWRNWSPWLI is encoded by the exons ATGAAGTGCTTCCATTTCACTAACGGGGAGCGGCGGGACGACGATGAACCCGGCGTCGTTCCCCGGACGACGTCGAAGGTGTCGTGGGTGCGGTCTCTCAGCGTGGCCTCCAGCAGGTACGACACTAGGCGGTCCGAGTTCGACTCGGACTCGAGGGACCTGTCCGATTCGTTGGCATTCCAGGAGCTGCTAAGTATGCGGCGGGCCAATGACCTGAGGGTGTTCACGTTCTCGGAGCTGAAGGCGGCGACCAGGGGATTCAGCAGGGCATTGCTGATTGGGGAAGGAGGGTTTGGGTGCGTTTACAGAGGAATCGTCAGCGGCTGCGACGTCGGCGACGGGAAATTGGACGTTGCTATCAAACAGTTGAGTCGCAATGGCTTCCAG GGGCATAAGGAGTGGATTAACGAAGTAAACTTGTTGGGCGTTGTCAGGCACCCAAATCTTGTTAAGCTAGTAGGATACTGTGCAGAAGACGATGAAAGGGGGATTCAACGCCTATTGGTTTATGAACTTATGCGTAATAAAAGCTTGGAGGACCATCTATTGGTTCGGTTTTCAACATCTCTCCCATGGATGACAAGACTAAGAATTGCCCATGATGCAGCCCGCGGATTGGCATATCTACATGAAGAGATGGATTTTCAG CTAATTTTCCGCGACTTTAAACCATCAAACATTCTGCTAGACGAGGACTTCAATGCAAAGCTTTCAGACTTTGGACTCGCAAGGCAGGGACCTCCAGAGGGAACAAGTCATGTTTCAACAACA ATTGTGGGGACAATAGGTTATGCGGCTCCAGAATATGTACATACAGGGAAGCTGACTGCTAAAAGTGACGTATGGAGCTTCGGAGTGGTTCTGTATGAGCTCATCACAGGAAGAAGGGCAGTGGACAGAAATTTGCCCCGGAATGAGCAAAAGCTTTTGGAATGGGTCAAGCCCTACGTTCCAGACTCAAAGAAATTCCACGTTATTGTTGACCCTCGGCTTGAAGGACAGTATTGCATCAAATCAGCTCAAAATCTTGCATCATTAGCCAACAGATGTCTATTAAAACAACCAAAGTCTCGGCCGAAAATGAGTGAGGTGGTTGGGGTTTTGCGATGCGTCATAGATGAGCTGTCATCTCAAGACAAAGTTGTCCCTGAACCTGTGATTGAAACCGAAGAAGCAAAGGAAGAAACCGTGGAGGAGACTGCAATCGAGTCTACTAAACAAGGGAACAAAAAGAGGGTTTTCGATATAAGAGACATGGTAAACTTTAGAACCAAGTCTATTCGGAAGTTGGATTGGAGAAACTGGAGCCCGTGGTTGATATGA